The proteins below are encoded in one region of Halocatena salina:
- a CDS encoding DUF7504 family protein: MVFDGEVLGSAEFAAALSRLKQRGSTLLVVGNVAPEVHQLACRHLMGDPSMHRQRLYVTTDGSGTDARSAITDDTYHRNHIVDYVTQFRSTDCQLSSSGSVDVSHTTADTPSSLVAKIIGTIRSIERAAEPLAAGELRVCVDSLSTFIESNERDVSLRLVRYTGIATQRRSGMVHVHLPIARDSEITTLFEPLVDAVVELRVADGTPQQRWHLTDPSITSNWTDLNE, from the coding sequence ATGGTATTCGATGGGGAAGTGCTGGGATCAGCCGAGTTTGCGGCAGCTCTCAGCCGTCTGAAGCAGCGTGGCAGTACATTACTCGTGGTGGGGAACGTCGCGCCCGAGGTTCACCAGCTGGCGTGTCGGCACCTCATGGGCGATCCAAGTATGCATCGCCAGCGATTGTACGTCACGACAGACGGCTCAGGAACGGACGCGCGATCGGCCATTACGGACGACACCTACCACCGAAATCATATCGTAGATTACGTAACGCAGTTCAGAAGTACGGACTGTCAGCTGAGTAGTTCCGGTTCGGTAGACGTCTCACACACCACAGCGGACACTCCATCGTCGCTCGTCGCCAAGATCATCGGCACGATTCGTTCCATCGAACGCGCTGCTGAGCCACTCGCGGCCGGAGAGCTTCGGGTGTGTGTCGACTCGCTGTCGACGTTTATCGAGTCGAACGAGAGAGACGTGTCCCTACGCCTCGTCCGGTACACGGGCATCGCAACACAGCGACGGAGCGGAATGGTCCACGTTCACCTTCCGATCGCTCGGGACTCGGAGATTACGACGCTGTTCGAGCCGCTGGTGGACGCTGTCGTAGAGCTCCGCGTTGCGGATGGAACACCCCAGCAGCGCTGGCATCTCACCGATCCCTCGATAACGTCGAATTGGACGGATCTCAATGAATGA
- a CDS encoding DUF7503 family protein, whose protein sequence is MSEHTTLVEYLHDRPRVAGVLFMTLLLLSQAGAAQANALTYYAGP, encoded by the coding sequence ATGTCCGAGCACACGACACTCGTGGAGTATCTACACGATCGTCCGAGGGTAGCTGGTGTACTATTTATGACGCTGTTGTTGTTGTCACAGGCTGGTGCGGCCCAAGCCAATGCATTGACGTATTACGCCGGACCGTAG
- the gatA gene encoding Asp-tRNA(Asn)/Glu-tRNA(Gln) amidotransferase subunit GatA, producing MSTEYNAFITETTIEPTSEGPLSGRTVAVKDNISTADVRTTCGSAMLEEYVPSYDATVVERLTAAGATIVGKANMDEFGMGGTTETSAFGPTENPRAPGRVAGGSSGGSAAAVAGGKADLALGTDTGGSIRNPAAFCGVVGLKPTYGLVSRYGLIAYANSLEQIGPIAPTVEETAMLLDVIAGPDENDATTHQNGTDADYAAAADGNVDGMTVGVLESLRDGADDRVVDAFDDAVAELEAQGATVVEIELDSIDHALAAYYVIAMSEASSNLARFDGVRYGVSGGYEGDWNEAFAMSREKGFGEEVKRRILLGTYALSAGYHEKYYKKAQDARAWVKQDFDAAFEKADVLASPTMPVLPPEIGDSLDDPLQLYQIDANTVPVNLANLPAISVPAGRADGSPVGVQLVGPAFDEHRLIRAASALE from the coding sequence ATGAGCACGGAGTACAACGCCTTCATCACCGAGACGACGATCGAACCCACCAGCGAAGGACCGCTGTCCGGTCGAACCGTCGCCGTCAAGGACAACATTTCGACTGCTGATGTCCGTACGACCTGTGGTTCTGCGATGCTCGAAGAGTACGTCCCATCATACGACGCCACTGTTGTCGAGCGACTCACAGCGGCAGGTGCGACGATCGTCGGAAAGGCGAACATGGACGAGTTCGGAATGGGTGGGACGACCGAAACCTCCGCGTTCGGACCGACCGAGAACCCACGCGCTCCGGGACGTGTCGCCGGTGGCTCCTCGGGTGGGAGTGCTGCCGCCGTCGCGGGGGGAAAAGCGGATCTGGCGCTCGGAACCGATACTGGAGGCTCGATCCGTAACCCGGCAGCGTTCTGTGGCGTTGTGGGTCTCAAACCGACGTACGGTCTCGTCTCCCGATACGGGCTGATCGCGTACGCCAACAGCTTAGAGCAGATCGGACCGATCGCGCCGACCGTCGAAGAAACCGCCATGCTGTTGGATGTGATCGCCGGACCCGACGAGAACGACGCGACAACCCACCAGAACGGGACCGACGCTGACTACGCCGCTGCTGCCGATGGCAACGTCGATGGCATGACCGTTGGTGTGCTTGAAAGCCTCCGGGACGGAGCCGACGACCGAGTCGTGGACGCATTCGATGACGCAGTGGCCGAATTGGAAGCCCAAGGTGCCACCGTGGTCGAGATCGAACTTGATTCGATCGACCACGCCCTCGCGGCATACTACGTTATCGCCATGTCGGAAGCCTCCTCGAACCTTGCACGCTTTGACGGCGTCCGGTACGGCGTCTCCGGAGGGTACGAAGGCGACTGGAACGAGGCGTTTGCCATGTCCAGAGAGAAAGGGTTCGGTGAGGAAGTCAAACGCCGCATCCTCCTTGGAACGTACGCACTCTCAGCCGGGTATCACGAGAAGTACTACAAGAAAGCACAGGACGCCCGTGCCTGGGTGAAACAGGATTTCGACGCCGCATTCGAGAAGGCTGACGTGCTCGCCTCCCCCACGATGCCCGTGTTGCCCCCAGAAATCGGCGACAGCCTCGATGATCCGCTCCAACTGTATCAGATCGATGCTAATACAGTTCCTGTAAACCTCGCTAACCTCCCTGCGATCTCCGTACCGGCGGGCCGTGCTGATGGATCCCCCGTCGGCGTGCAACTCGTCGGTCCCGCCTTCGACGAACACCGACTCATCCGCGCTGCGAGCGCACTTGAGTGA
- the gatC gene encoding Asp-tRNA(Asn)/Glu-tRNA(Gln) amidotransferase subunit GatC: protein MSEDAVDADAVHHVADLARVALTESEAERFEAQFGDILGYFDSLDEVPEIERESDLVNVMRPDEQRPSLNQDEALDNAAETEDGYFKGPRVS from the coding sequence ATGAGTGAGGACGCCGTCGACGCCGATGCAGTCCATCACGTGGCGGATCTCGCACGGGTCGCCCTGACGGAGTCGGAAGCCGAACGGTTCGAAGCACAGTTTGGAGATATCCTTGGTTACTTCGATTCGTTGGATGAGGTCCCCGAGATCGAACGGGAGAGCGATCTCGTGAACGTCATGCGACCGGACGAGCAACGCCCGAGCCTGAATCAAGACGAAGCGCTCGACAACGCTGCTGAGACCGAAGACGGCTATTTCAAAGGCCCCCGGGTATCATGA
- a CDS encoding PHP domain-containing protein, with the protein MLSVELHTHSDRSYDGRDPIDMLLTQAEAIGLDAVAVTDHDQIDASLKASKLAPEYGLIGIPGAEITSTAGHVLGLGIEERVPSGLTFTETVERIHDLGGIAVVPHPFQGARHGVAPNVSCEQLARADAIEVYNSRLLTGRSNRKAKRFAADRKLPMTAGSDAHIAEMVGQAITHVGSEKRTIDSILQAIADGETTVVGERTPWRISLRQAGGAVKRRIKYAAEDFFTDVGRGLL; encoded by the coding sequence GTGCTTTCGGTCGAGCTACACACCCACTCCGACCGTTCGTACGACGGCCGCGATCCGATCGATATGCTACTCACGCAGGCAGAAGCGATCGGACTCGATGCGGTCGCAGTGACAGATCACGATCAGATCGACGCGAGTCTCAAAGCCTCGAAACTGGCCCCCGAATACGGATTGATCGGAATCCCGGGGGCAGAAATTACGAGCACTGCGGGCCACGTACTCGGATTGGGTATCGAAGAGCGTGTGCCGTCGGGACTGACATTCACAGAGACGGTCGAGCGAATTCACGATCTCGGGGGGATCGCTGTCGTTCCCCACCCGTTTCAGGGCGCTCGTCACGGTGTCGCACCGAACGTCTCGTGCGAACAGTTGGCTCGCGCTGATGCCATCGAAGTGTACAATTCTCGACTGCTCACCGGACGCTCGAACCGGAAAGCAAAACGCTTTGCAGCCGACCGTAAACTACCGATGACAGCCGGCAGCGACGCCCACATCGCAGAGATGGTCGGACAGGCAATCACCCACGTTGGCAGCGAGAAACGGACGATCGACAGCATCCTTCAAGCCATCGCCGACGGGGAAACCACGGTCGTCGGCGAGCGGACTCCGTGGCGGATCAGCCTCCGTCAGGCTGGTGGTGCCGTCAAACGACGCATCAAATACGCTGCGGAGGATTTTTTTACTGACGTCGGGCGAGGCTTGCTCTGA
- the purL gene encoding phosphoribosylformylglycinamidine synthase subunit PurL, producing the protein MSLSASDYELVVSELGRDPTPAEEALFENLWSEHCAYRSSRPLLSAFDSNGKDVVVGPGDDAAVVALSDSVYITLGIESHNHPSYVDPYDGAATGVGGIVRDTMSMGAYPIALTDSLYFGPFEDEHPRYLFEGVVEGISDYGNSIGVPTVGGSVVFHPDYEGNPLVNVACVGVVSPDRLVTAKAQKSGNALMLVGNATGRDGLGGASFASEDLSEDAETEDRPAVQVGDPYTEKLLIEANETLLDEELVESARDLGAAGLGGASSELVAKGELGARIELGSVHQREPNMSALEILLAESQERMCYEVAPENVDRVREIADRFDLGSSVIGTVTEGNYVCTFDGETVVDVPAEYLAEGAPMNDLDSVPPTPPKETELPTPTLETAFESVLASPNTASKRWVYRQYDHEVGTRTIVRPGDDAAVLAARECDGERGIAIAAGSNPNWTSLNPYEGARAVALEVTTNLAAKGATPLAAVDCLNGGNPETPSVYGGFKGIVDGLADMCRTLSVPVVGGNVSLYNDSTSGPIPPTPTLAMVGTTTEYDAPPLGFPESSEPGTILLVGDHAVASGRTPRLGGSEYLAQFDGTDAFPTPPEETEATGFIEAIASVATDEHTRAVHDVSHGGLAVTFAEMISESRGAEVTLTGDENGAGLLFHERTGRAVIETTAPDAVQAAFPDDTPVENVGHTDASGELTLTVNGERLEYDAGTVRAIRGVLDRELE; encoded by the coding sequence ATGAGCCTCTCCGCGTCGGATTACGAACTCGTCGTTTCGGAACTCGGCCGCGATCCGACACCAGCAGAGGAAGCGCTCTTTGAGAATCTATGGAGCGAGCACTGCGCGTATCGTTCCTCACGTCCGTTGCTGTCGGCGTTCGATAGCAACGGCAAGGATGTCGTCGTCGGTCCGGGCGATGATGCCGCCGTGGTTGCTCTTTCCGATTCGGTGTACATCACGCTGGGGATCGAGAGCCACAACCATCCCTCGTACGTCGATCCCTACGACGGTGCTGCGACAGGGGTCGGGGGAATCGTGCGTGACACCATGTCGATGGGGGCGTATCCGATCGCACTCACGGACAGCCTCTATTTCGGACCGTTCGAGGACGAACATCCCCGGTATCTGTTCGAGGGCGTCGTGGAGGGCATCTCCGATTACGGCAACTCGATCGGCGTTCCGACTGTCGGCGGCAGCGTCGTTTTTCATCCTGATTATGAGGGAAACCCACTGGTCAACGTTGCGTGTGTCGGCGTGGTGTCTCCTGATCGGTTGGTTACTGCCAAAGCCCAGAAATCGGGCAACGCGTTGATGCTCGTGGGCAACGCCACTGGTCGTGACGGTCTCGGTGGAGCCAGCTTTGCGAGCGAGGATCTGAGCGAGGATGCCGAAACCGAGGACCGACCGGCGGTACAGGTCGGTGATCCCTACACCGAGAAGCTCCTCATCGAAGCGAACGAAACGTTACTCGATGAGGAATTGGTCGAGTCGGCGCGCGATCTCGGCGCAGCGGGACTCGGTGGGGCATCGAGCGAACTGGTCGCAAAGGGTGAATTGGGTGCGCGTATCGAACTCGGCAGCGTCCACCAGCGTGAGCCGAACATGAGCGCGCTCGAAATCCTACTCGCCGAATCCCAAGAGCGGATGTGTTATGAAGTCGCTCCCGAAAATGTCGATCGCGTTCGGGAGATCGCAGACCGGTTCGATCTCGGAAGTTCGGTCATCGGGACCGTGACGGAGGGCAACTACGTCTGTACGTTCGATGGAGAAACGGTCGTCGACGTACCGGCCGAGTATCTGGCCGAGGGTGCGCCGATGAACGATCTCGACAGCGTTCCACCAACGCCACCCAAAGAGACCGAACTCCCGACACCGACGCTAGAGACCGCGTTCGAGTCGGTGCTCGCAAGCCCGAACACGGCGAGCAAGCGGTGGGTGTACCGTCAGTACGACCACGAGGTCGGAACGCGGACGATCGTTCGTCCCGGTGATGACGCTGCGGTGCTGGCTGCCCGCGAATGTGACGGCGAGCGAGGGATCGCGATTGCCGCCGGAAGCAATCCCAACTGGACGTCGCTCAATCCGTACGAGGGCGCTCGTGCGGTGGCGCTTGAAGTCACGACGAACCTAGCCGCCAAAGGAGCGACGCCGTTGGCCGCCGTGGACTGTCTCAACGGCGGCAATCCCGAAACACCAAGCGTGTACGGCGGATTCAAGGGGATCGTCGACGGGCTAGCCGACATGTGCCGAACGCTGTCGGTGCCGGTCGTTGGGGGAAACGTCTCTCTGTACAACGATTCTACCAGCGGTCCGATCCCCCCGACGCCGACGCTCGCAATGGTCGGGACCACAACGGAGTACGACGCGCCTCCACTCGGCTTCCCCGAATCCTCCGAACCGGGGACGATCCTCCTCGTCGGAGACCACGCGGTCGCGTCCGGACGAACGCCGCGACTCGGAGGATCGGAGTATCTCGCCCAGTTCGACGGCACCGATGCGTTTCCCACCCCACCCGAGGAGACCGAAGCGACGGGATTCATCGAGGCGATCGCGTCGGTCGCAACCGACGAGCACACAAGAGCGGTGCACGACGTGAGCCACGGCGGTCTCGCCGTCACCTTTGCGGAGATGATCTCCGAGAGCAGGGGCGCAGAGGTGACGCTCACCGGCGACGAAAACGGCGCAGGGCTGTTGTTCCACGAGCGAACGGGGCGGGCTGTCATCGAAACCACCGCACCAGACGCCGTCCAAGCAGCGTTCCCGGACGATACTCCGGTCGAGAACGTCGGTCACACCGACGCGAGTGGTGAACTCACGCTGACGGTGAACGGAGAACGGCTCGAATACGACGCGGGGACCGTTCGGGCGATTCGGGGAGTGCTCGATCGAGAACTCGAGTAA
- a CDS encoding DUF7550 family protein, with product MAEHESTAIDTDHIERQTAPQQSYTMRDVGIGIVVAIVGMAIVFGVPVLTHL from the coding sequence ATGGCCGAACACGAGAGCACAGCGATCGATACGGACCACATTGAGCGCCAAACCGCCCCTCAGCAGTCGTACACCATGCGCGACGTCGGCATTGGCATCGTCGTTGCGATCGTCGGGATGGCGATCGTCTTCGGCGTGCCGGTTCTCACTCACCTCTGA
- a CDS encoding ArnT family glycosyltransferase: MERSRVGSWYAVVGILVFVPIYATYVLTHEYPSLGGGLFLMMSEEITAHGYTLPARIPHYTSGGIPFSYPPLMLFVVGLLLDIGAPPLTLARLLPGVLVACALVVYAVATAELLQSRRQGAFAAIVVATAPSVLHLTLTAGGTVRAAALLFTSAGIYTGVRLFKTGSRTWLLTSIGLFGATLLTHPLYTIFFGTSYLVFYFWLDRTAYGLLRGAAVAAGGVVLAAPWWLPVASTHGFEVFLQASTTHDGIGYLSWYQEFPTETVSVPSPWPPLAILGGLFLLVRRKPLLPSWFITAGVLTGRDEFLLVIGAMMVAASLFEGVVPLLRRIETTVLETIETKDGTALSVCKRGIVRLRSIGPHVCVLAILILGLIATYGTSSAAVYVAGGEADDELPMFVHDADVAATKWIRSNTTKNASFVVIGDVAEWFPLFTDRTNLVVPQGSEWEGTRDRQMHMRDQLRPCRDASCLTARFDQFGLKPDYVYLTASGYARKQGPRAGEHRWTRLGHSLRQSPEYEVVFENQGALIVRRK; this comes from the coding sequence ATGGAACGATCCCGTGTGGGGAGCTGGTATGCCGTCGTTGGCATCCTTGTGTTCGTCCCTATCTACGCCACCTACGTTCTGACCCACGAGTATCCATCGCTCGGTGGTGGCCTGTTCTTGATGATGAGTGAGGAGATCACGGCCCATGGATATACGCTGCCTGCGAGGATTCCACACTACACGTCGGGAGGAATCCCCTTCAGCTATCCGCCGCTCATGCTGTTCGTCGTCGGACTCTTGCTCGACATCGGAGCGCCACCGCTCACGCTCGCGCGCCTCCTTCCGGGAGTGTTGGTCGCGTGTGCGCTCGTTGTCTACGCCGTAGCGACAGCGGAACTGCTCCAGAGCCGTCGACAGGGAGCGTTTGCGGCGATCGTGGTTGCAACCGCCCCGTCGGTACTCCATCTGACCCTTACTGCGGGTGGAACCGTTCGTGCAGCGGCGTTGTTGTTTACGAGTGCTGGGATCTACACTGGCGTTCGTCTCTTTAAAACCGGTTCACGGACGTGGCTGCTCACTTCGATCGGTTTGTTCGGAGCGACACTGCTCACCCACCCGTTGTACACGATATTCTTCGGCACGAGCTATCTCGTTTTTTACTTCTGGCTCGATCGAACGGCATACGGACTGCTTCGGGGGGCTGCCGTCGCGGCTGGTGGCGTCGTTCTCGCTGCCCCGTGGTGGTTGCCCGTTGCCAGCACGCACGGATTCGAGGTGTTTCTGCAGGCGAGCACTACCCACGACGGTATCGGCTATCTCAGCTGGTATCAGGAGTTTCCCACGGAGACGGTGTCGGTACCGTCGCCGTGGCCACCGCTGGCCATCCTCGGTGGGCTGTTTCTCCTCGTGCGTCGAAAGCCGTTGCTCCCTAGCTGGTTCATCACCGCCGGGGTTCTCACTGGACGCGACGAATTCCTGCTCGTCATTGGCGCGATGATGGTCGCTGCGTCGCTGTTCGAGGGAGTAGTCCCCCTCCTTCGACGAATCGAAACCACAGTTTTAGAGACGATCGAAACAAAAGACGGGACGGCATTGTCCGTCTGTAAGCGAGGAATAGTGCGACTGCGATCCATCGGACCACACGTTTGTGTGCTGGCGATCCTCATCCTCGGATTGATCGCAACCTACGGCACGTCGTCGGCAGCGGTGTACGTTGCTGGAGGGGAAGCGGACGATGAGTTACCGATGTTCGTTCACGACGCGGATGTAGCAGCGACGAAGTGGATTCGATCGAACACGACGAAAAACGCTTCGTTCGTCGTCATCGGCGACGTTGCGGAATGGTTCCCACTGTTCACTGATCGGACGAATCTCGTCGTTCCCCAAGGGAGCGAGTGGGAGGGAACGAGAGACCGACAGATGCACATGCGAGACCAGTTACGGCCGTGTCGCGACGCTTCCTGTCTCACGGCACGGTTCGATCAGTTCGGCCTCAAACCGGACTACGTGTATCTCACCGCTTCGGGATACGCTCGCAAACAGGGCCCCCGAGCAGGAGAACACCGCTGGACACGTCTCGGACACAGTTTGCGTCAATCACCCGAGTACGAAGTCGTCTTCGAGAACCAAGGCGCGTTGATCGTTCGGCGGAAATGA
- the hisF gene encoding imidazole glycerol phosphate synthase subunit HisF, with product MTLAKRIIPCIDVDLDDEGNAAVYTGVNFEDLRYTGDPVEMARRYNEAGADEFVFLDITASAQGRETMLDTVSRVADEVFIPLTVGGGIRTREDVKETLRAGADKVSINTGALEQPELITETAAAFGSQCVVISVDVRRRFDEAGEQYTQIDGESCWFECTVKGGREGTGVDAIEWASEADERGAGELFVNSIDADGTKDGYDIPLTEAICDAVSTPVIASSGCGGPEDMYDVFTQAGADAALAASIFHFEEYTIEDVKSHLDARDVPVRT from the coding sequence ATGACGTTGGCCAAGCGGATCATCCCCTGTATCGATGTGGATCTCGACGATGAGGGGAACGCCGCCGTCTATACGGGCGTCAACTTTGAGGATCTCCGGTATACAGGTGATCCGGTCGAGATGGCACGCCGGTACAATGAGGCGGGCGCGGACGAATTCGTGTTTTTGGATATTACGGCGAGTGCCCAAGGACGGGAGACGATGTTGGACACGGTTTCGCGTGTTGCGGACGAAGTGTTCATTCCACTGACCGTTGGCGGGGGGATCCGGACTCGAGAGGACGTAAAGGAGACACTCCGTGCCGGGGCCGATAAGGTGTCGATCAATACGGGGGCCCTCGAACAGCCCGAACTCATCACGGAGACAGCAGCGGCCTTTGGTAGCCAGTGTGTCGTTATCAGTGTCGACGTTCGGCGTCGGTTCGACGAAGCGGGCGAACAGTACACTCAGATCGATGGAGAGTCATGTTGGTTCGAATGTACGGTCAAGGGCGGCCGCGAAGGCACCGGCGTCGATGCCATCGAATGGGCCAGCGAAGCCGACGAACGCGGAGCAGGCGAGTTGTTTGTCAACTCCATCGATGCTGATGGAACGAAGGACGGATACGATATTCCACTCACGGAAGCCATCTGTGATGCCGTTTCGACGCCCGTAATCGCGTCATCGGGCTGTGGCGGTCCCGAAGACATGTACGACGTGTTCACCCAAGCCGGTGCCGACGCGGCGCTAGCAGCATCGATCTTCCACTTCGAGGAGTACACCATCGAGGACGTCAAATCCCACCTCGATGCGCGTGACGTTCCCGTCCGGACCTGA